In a single window of the Halobaculum lipolyticum genome:
- a CDS encoding DUF7321 family protein, whose product MVSEGTTATVAGAMVTASLPFYLYGAWIMVGRDQDHVTWDRLVRHLRVILPGLVLNTVPVVLWMGPRLLDQFGGVAALHAFLGLQAYALLAFGLTGIVRIFQVKRENDLYDLEDPDTNLNDLHENMAAWRGRLRIGVFGYVLFWFLAYGVGLYRYYGLYVA is encoded by the coding sequence ATGGTGTCGGAGGGGACGACGGCGACGGTCGCGGGGGCGATGGTGACGGCGAGCCTGCCGTTCTACCTCTACGGCGCGTGGATCATGGTCGGACGCGATCAGGACCACGTGACGTGGGACCGGCTGGTTCGCCACCTGCGGGTGATCCTCCCGGGGCTGGTCCTCAACACGGTCCCCGTCGTGCTCTGGATGGGACCGCGACTCCTCGACCAGTTCGGCGGCGTCGCGGCGCTGCACGCGTTCCTCGGCCTGCAGGCGTACGCGCTGCTCGCGTTCGGACTGACGGGCATCGTCCGCATCTTCCAGGTGAAACGCGAGAACGACCTGTACGACCTGGAGGACCCCGACACGAACCTGAACGACCTCCACGAGAACATGGCCGCGTGGCGCGGCCGCCTCCGGATCGGCGTGTTCGGCTACGTGCTGTTCTGGTTCCTCGCGTACGGCGTCGGCCTGTACCGCTACTACGGACTCTACGTCGCCTGA
- the nth gene encoding endonuclease III has product MGTPLDSREAQVVEVLDRLYEEYPDTDISLNFSTRLELLIAVVLSAQCTDERVNEVCEDLFEKYTTAEDYANATEEQLAEDIYGITFHNNKGGYLKGIGEILVAEHDGEVPDTMSELTDLPGVGRKTANVVLQHAHDVTEGIVVDTHVQRISRRLGITEEERPTAIETDLMGVVPEGDWRMFTHLFISHGRATCTARSPDCDDCVLADLCPSERGDAEVDLASGEAW; this is encoded by the coding sequence CCCGACACGGACATCTCGCTGAACTTCTCCACCAGGCTCGAACTGCTGATCGCGGTCGTCCTCTCGGCACAGTGTACCGACGAGCGCGTCAACGAGGTGTGCGAGGACCTGTTCGAGAAGTACACCACGGCCGAGGACTACGCGAACGCCACCGAGGAACAGCTCGCGGAGGACATCTACGGCATCACCTTCCACAACAACAAGGGCGGCTACCTGAAGGGGATCGGCGAGATCCTCGTCGCGGAGCACGACGGGGAAGTCCCCGACACGATGTCGGAACTGACCGACCTCCCGGGCGTCGGCCGTAAGACGGCGAACGTCGTCCTCCAACACGCCCACGACGTGACCGAGGGCATCGTCGTCGACACGCACGTCCAGCGGATCTCGCGGCGGCTCGGGATCACCGAGGAGGAGCGTCCGACCGCCATCGAGACGGACCTGATGGGCGTCGTCCCCGAGGGCGACTGGCGGATGTTCACCCACCTGTTCATCAGCCACGGCCGCGCGACGTGTACGGCTCGCAGCCCCGACTGCGACGACTGCGTGCTGGCGGACCTGTGTCCCTCCGAGCGGGGGGACGCCGAGGTCGACCTCGCCAGCGGCGAGGCGTGGTGA